Within Thermococcus celer Vu 13 = JCM 8558, the genomic segment GGGTTCAAGCCTCCCGGCCCTGTAACTCAGTTCCGCCTCCGATATCGCCCGTTGAATGGCGTTCTCAAACTCCTCGAAGGGCTGGAGCGAGCGGTAGCCCTGGTAGTACGAGCCCGAGCCGGTTCCATCCCCCTTCTTCACGGCGTACGCACCCAGGCTCATCCACGTGCCCTTCCCCTCGAGCCGGACTCCATTGGAGTTCACCACACCGTAGTGATCAACGGCAAGGGTGATGGAACCGGATAGGGTCAACGAATCGTCCTTCAGCTCGCGCATCCTAAGCGAGAAGTCCCTCGCCATCGCGTGGGCCTCCTCGAAGGGTATGCTCTCTATTCTCCTATCGTAGAGTCCCTTCACGTGCGGTACCTTAGAGGGTGTGGGAAAGCCGGGGAACGGAACCTCGCTGACCCTTGCGAGCTTTATCGTCCTCTTCACGAACTCCTCAAGGGCTTCCCTTTCATGGTTGAGGCCCGTCACGTAGGAGAAGCCGAGCTTTCCCAGGTAACCCACGCGCAGGCCTATCCCGGAGTAAAATTTCCTCTGGGAGCGCTCGAGGGTTTCCCTCTCTATCCTGAAGGATCCACTCCGCCCCCTCTCCCAGTAAAGCTCCCACTCAACGTTCTCGCGTTCGAGGATACCTATCAGTTCGTCGATCACCGCAATCCCCCCACGAGCGCCCTCGTCAGGACGTGGGGCCCCCCATCATCGACTGGAACCCACTGACCCTTTCCGCAGTAGCCCGGGAACTCAATCCTCAGGTCGTTCCCCACGGCGCGGACGTTCCTCAGGACGTCGAGTATCTTCCCGGAGAGCGCCACGTCCCTAACATGGTCTCTGATCTCGCCCTTCTCTATGATGTAGCCCTCCCTGGCCCCGAAGGTGAAGGTACCGCTGGCGGTGTCGACCTCGCCGCCCTTGTCCCCTATCATATAGAGCCCGTTCTTAACCTCCTCGACCATTTCCTCGAAGTTCCAGTCGCGGGGCTCGACGTAGGTGTTGCTCATCCTCACGAGGGGCTGATGGGCGTAGCTTTGCGCCCTGCCGTGACCGTTCGGCTCGAGGTCGAGCAGGGCGCTCGTCTCGCGGTCGTTGAGGTAGCCCACCAGAACGCCGTCCCTTATTATCTCAACCCGCTTCCCCCTGATGCCCTCATCGTCGTAGATGTAGGAACCGAACCCGCCCGGTAGGGTCGGGTCATCGACGACCGTGAGTTCTTCGGAGGCTATCCTCTCCCCCACCCTCCCGGCCAGGATGCTCTCCCCGTTCTTGACGGAATCGGCCTCGGCCGCGTGACCGAGGGCCTCGTGGATGAAGACACCCGTGAGCTCGGGATCCATTATCACGTCGAACTCCCCGGAAGGGGGAGCCCTGGCGTGCAGGAGTGAGATGGCCTTCTCCCTAACGAGGGCGGTCCAGTGGTTCAGGTCTATTCTCTCCACCAGTTCCCAGCCGGCCGTGCCACCGAAGCTCTTCCAGTAGCTCTGCATCACGCCGTTTTTCCCGGCGGTTACGGAAAAGCCCAGCCTCACCCTCGGGACTACCGTCCTGATCTCGCTTCCGAGGGAGTTGAAGTAAAGAACCTCCTCCAGGCCATCGCCGTAACCGACGCTCCTGCTGGATATCCCCCCACCCCGAAGGAGGGAATCCACCTCCTTCACAAGGGCGAGCTTGTCCCCTATGTTCACGTCCAGAAAGCTCTTTTTTGGCCTTATCTCGACCTCTTCCACCACGGGATCCCCGAGGTGTATCCTCGAGTTACCCTCCGAGAGCTTGGCTATCTTCATTGCGGTCTCTACGGCCTTCTCCGCCCTGCCCATGTCGTTGGCGCTCGAAAAGCCCCACGCCCCGTTGAAGGCCCTGACGCCTATGCCCGTCTCTGTGTTCGTCCCCAGCTCCTCGGGCCGGCCATTCTGCATCGAGACGTGGGAAGAGGTGACCCTGATCAGGCGCACTTCGTAATACGATACCCCGTAACGTTCCGCGAGTCTATCCACCAGCCGCACCAGTCCCTCCATCCTCCCACCGGGAAGCGTAGAGGGGGAGCGTTTATATGGGTTCCCATAGAGGGATGAACCACAAGCGTTTAAGTGTTGGGTATGGAGAGGCGTAACGAGATACTCAAGCGCATCCAGGACAGGCCCGGGATAACCTTCAGGGAGCTGGCGAGGGAACTCGGGATAGGCATAGGTGACCTGCAGTACCACCTCCACCGGCTGGAAAAGGAAAGGAGGGTGTTTTCAAGGAAGTTCGGGAAGAGACGCTACATATTTCCGGAAGGCTTCGAGAAGGACCTTCAGAGGCTTATCATAGCTATCTCAACCGGAACCCGGAGGAGGATCCTCCTGCTCCTCATGGACGGCCCGCTGAGCCAGAGCGAGATAGCCAGAAAGTTGGGAATCAGTCAGCCCACCGTGAGCTACCACATGGGGGAGCTCCTGAAGCTCGGCATCGTCGACGCCAGAAAGGACGGGAAGAGCGTGGTGTACACCCTCTCATACGATCCGGGGATAATAGCGCGGGTCATAAAGGAGTACCGGCCGGGTCTCTGGGAGAAACTGGCCGACAACCTGATAGACCTGCTAACCGGCGTGGGTGATGGGGAATGATGGAGACGATACTCGCCCTCACGGCACTCGTCCTCGCACTGGCCCTCGCGTGGATTTCCGCGATGGCCTACAGGAAAAGCCACCTCCGTGCGGCCCTTTATCTGATAGCCGCCTTCCTCCTGCTGGCCATAAAGAAGGTCATAGAGGCCCTGCACCTGGCGGCCTGGATAGAGAGGGACGTGAGCATGGCCGTTGGTGGTCTGGAGGTGCTTGTTTTAATCCTCATCATCCTGGCGCTGTGGAAACGCTAACGAACCACCATCACCGGCGGCTCTATCAGACCGATTACCTCTTCGAGCAAACTCCCAATCCTCGTTTTTCCGCTCCTCCCGTAGGCACCCATAACGACCAAACTGTACTTTCCGGAGTTCGCCTCCTCGAGTATCTTGTCCCGGGCCGATCCTTCCACGATCCTTATCGAACAGTTCACGCCCTCTTCATGGCAGAGTTCGAGGAGGTTCGTCAGTATCTCCTTGATGCTCTTCTTCATCTCCCTCCATATCTCCTCCTCGAACTTCCGCATGTCCTTAAGGTTCTGGATTCTCATTCCTATGTTAAAGGCCAGCGCCTTAGCCTCCCTCCTGTCGAGGACGGA encodes:
- a CDS encoding TldD/PmbA family protein, with the translated sequence MIDELIGILERENVEWELYWERGRSGSFRIERETLERSQRKFYSGIGLRVGYLGKLGFSYVTGLNHEREALEEFVKRTIKLARVSEVPFPGFPTPSKVPHVKGLYDRRIESIPFEEAHAMARDFSLRMRELKDDSLTLSGSITLAVDHYGVVNSNGVRLEGKGTWMSLGAYAVKKGDGTGSGSYYQGYRSLQPFEEFENAIQRAISEAELSYRAGRLEPHSGEILLEPEAFRAVLGVFLENLSGESVYHRRSRFSEPGEEVAPGELVILDDATLPEGTGSFSFDGEGNPGERTVLVENGMVSSFLLDETYARLLGMESTGNAARDFRTVPHIGTSNVVVEPGKDDLEGFEGIIIKKVFGEHTANPVSGDFSLTVGLGYAVRNGEVVPFRDNMLAGNVFDFLRSIAAIGNRLERRGSFYSPRVLGVARLV
- a CDS encoding TldD/PmbA family protein, which translates into the protein MEGLVRLVDRLAERYGVSYYEVRLIRVTSSHVSMQNGRPEELGTNTETGIGVRAFNGAWGFSSANDMGRAEKAVETAMKIAKLSEGNSRIHLGDPVVEEVEIRPKKSFLDVNIGDKLALVKEVDSLLRGGGISSRSVGYGDGLEEVLYFNSLGSEIRTVVPRVRLGFSVTAGKNGVMQSYWKSFGGTAGWELVERIDLNHWTALVREKAISLLHARAPPSGEFDVIMDPELTGVFIHEALGHAAEADSVKNGESILAGRVGERIASEELTVVDDPTLPGGFGSYIYDDEGIRGKRVEIIRDGVLVGYLNDRETSALLDLEPNGHGRAQSYAHQPLVRMSNTYVEPRDWNFEEMVEEVKNGLYMIGDKGGEVDTASGTFTFGAREGYIIEKGEIRDHVRDVALSGKILDVLRNVRAVGNDLRIEFPGYCGKGQWVPVDDGGPHVLTRALVGGLR
- a CDS encoding winged helix-turn-helix transcriptional regulator; protein product: MERRNEILKRIQDRPGITFRELARELGIGIGDLQYHLHRLEKERRVFSRKFGKRRYIFPEGFEKDLQRLIIAISTGTRRRILLLLMDGPLSQSEIARKLGISQPTVSYHMGELLKLGIVDARKDGKSVVYTLSYDPGIIARVIKEYRPGLWEKLADNLIDLLTGVGDGE
- a CDS encoding universal stress protein, whose translation is MGILVLVDGSKWSQKAALHAIAIAKRKRDKIILFSVLDRREAKALAFNIGMRIQNLKDMRKFEEEIWREMKKSIKEILTNLLELCHEEGVNCSIRIVEGSARDKILEEANSGKYSLVVMGAYGRSGKTRIGSLLEEVIGLIEPPVMVVR